From Leifsonia sp. fls2-241-R2A-40a, one genomic window encodes:
- a CDS encoding PH domain-containing protein, with protein MPYVSSAEREVFVSRFNRVLAILVWAAAAALAVGLLLSVQDARLLYIVPCALFAFVAWAMLWRPSFTVADDGLTAVNVTRTVHVPWEALIHVDTKYALTLYTPGHKYPVWAAPAPGTARTLRATRNETKGRIGRPSVEDTVRRPGDLLSTESGAAAEVVRRRWTQLQDAGVLEAGRADSTPVTVRWHIASLVVLVLLAAGAVAALLLA; from the coding sequence ATGCCCTACGTCTCCTCCGCCGAACGCGAGGTTTTCGTGTCCCGGTTCAACCGGGTCCTTGCCATCCTGGTCTGGGCGGCCGCCGCTGCGCTGGCCGTCGGCCTGCTGCTCAGCGTGCAGGACGCCCGGCTGCTGTACATCGTGCCGTGCGCGCTGTTCGCCTTCGTGGCCTGGGCCATGCTGTGGCGCCCGAGCTTCACCGTCGCGGACGACGGGCTCACCGCCGTCAACGTCACGCGCACCGTGCACGTTCCGTGGGAGGCGCTCATCCACGTTGACACCAAGTACGCGCTGACCCTGTACACGCCCGGGCACAAGTACCCGGTGTGGGCCGCTCCCGCGCCCGGTACCGCGCGCACCCTGCGCGCGACCCGCAACGAGACGAAGGGCCGCATCGGCCGGCCGAGCGTCGAGGACACCGTGCGGCGCCCCGGCGATCTGCTGTCCACCGAGTCCGGCGCGGCCGCCGAGGTGGTCCGCCGCCGCTGGACCCAGCTGCAGGACGCGGGCGTCCTCGAAGCGGGTCGCGCCGACTCCACGCCGGTGACCGTGCGCTGGCACATCGCGTCGCTGGTCGTGCTGGTGCTGCTCGCGGCGGGCGCCGTCGCCGCGCTGCTGCTGGCCTGA
- the efeU gene encoding iron uptake transporter permease EfeU translates to MLANYLIGLREGLEMALIVTILVAYVVKLGRTEVLSKLWIGVGIALIIPLAIGAALTWGPYGMSFEAQEILGGSLSLVAVGFVTWMVFWMGKTARSMKSTLHNRLDSALVGAGWGVVLLAMLSVGREGIETSLFVWATVASTGGSWEPAVGALLGLATAAVLGFLLYRGMVKINLGTFFTWTGVFLIVVAAGVFAYGLGDLQEAGLIPGGGVHAYDVSGAIPSSSWYGTLAAGILNFNPSPTWLQVVAWVAYLAVVGFFYVRQHRASARPAARKPAAATASHAPIAS, encoded by the coding sequence GTGCTCGCGAACTACCTGATCGGCCTCCGTGAAGGCCTCGAGATGGCGCTCATCGTCACCATCCTGGTCGCCTACGTCGTCAAGCTCGGTCGCACCGAGGTGCTCTCGAAGCTCTGGATCGGCGTCGGTATCGCGCTCATCATCCCGCTCGCAATCGGCGCCGCGCTGACCTGGGGGCCCTACGGCATGAGCTTCGAGGCTCAGGAGATCCTCGGCGGCTCGCTCTCGTTGGTCGCAGTCGGGTTCGTCACATGGATGGTGTTCTGGATGGGCAAGACGGCCCGCTCCATGAAGTCCACCCTCCACAACCGTCTCGACTCGGCACTCGTCGGTGCCGGCTGGGGCGTCGTGCTCCTGGCCATGCTCAGCGTCGGCCGCGAAGGCATCGAGACCTCGCTGTTCGTCTGGGCGACGGTCGCGAGCACCGGCGGCAGCTGGGAACCCGCGGTCGGCGCGCTCCTCGGGCTCGCCACGGCGGCAGTGCTCGGCTTCCTGCTCTACCGCGGCATGGTCAAGATCAACCTCGGCACGTTCTTCACCTGGACCGGCGTGTTCCTCATCGTCGTCGCGGCCGGCGTCTTCGCGTACGGCCTGGGCGACCTCCAGGAGGCGGGCCTCATCCCCGGCGGCGGCGTCCACGCCTACGACGTCAGCGGCGCCATCCCCTCCTCCAGCTGGTACGGCACCCTCGCCGCCGGCATCCTGAACTTCAACCCGTCGCCGACCTGGCTGCAGGTGGTCGCGTGGGTCGCGTACCTCGCGGTCGTCGGGTTCTTCTACGTGCGGCAGCACCGCGCCTCGGCGCGCCCTGCGGCCCGGAAGCCGGCTGCCGCCACCGCGTCGCACGCGCCCATCGCCTCCTGA
- a CDS encoding ABC transporter permease, which produces MSTSEPMIADELQEPSAPPVSQGKLIWKRFLSNKVAVASAILFIVIVLFSISAIGLGPIPGWWKYNFTELNDQVKQGTPTWEHPFGQDRIGKDYFALTMRGIQNSVLVMVVLGVIASVVGVVVGAIAGYFRGVVDAILMRITDVFIVIPALVIGSVVGHMFGGLGAFFLALMLGFFSWMGIARLVRGEFLSLREREFVEAARVAGASDARIIFKHILPNAIGVVIVSSTLIMASAILLETALSFLGFGIRPPDVSLGLLISSNESAFQTRPWLFWWPGAFIVTLALLVNFVGDGLRDAFDPRHRRFNLRKMREQEPEEGEGDDRAPRTGAALAEDVL; this is translated from the coding sequence ATGTCCACCTCAGAACCCATGATCGCCGACGAGCTGCAGGAGCCGAGTGCTCCGCCTGTCAGCCAGGGCAAGCTCATCTGGAAGCGCTTCCTCTCGAACAAGGTGGCCGTCGCGAGCGCGATCCTGTTCATCGTCATCGTGCTGTTCTCCATCTCGGCGATCGGTCTCGGACCGATCCCCGGCTGGTGGAAGTACAACTTCACCGAGCTGAACGACCAGGTCAAGCAGGGCACCCCGACGTGGGAGCACCCGTTCGGCCAGGACCGCATCGGCAAGGACTACTTCGCCCTCACCATGCGCGGCATCCAGAACTCGGTGCTCGTCATGGTGGTGCTCGGTGTGATCGCGAGCGTCGTCGGCGTGGTCGTCGGAGCCATCGCGGGCTACTTCCGCGGTGTCGTCGACGCCATCCTGATGCGTATCACCGACGTCTTCATCGTGATCCCCGCTCTGGTGATCGGCTCGGTCGTCGGTCACATGTTCGGCGGACTCGGGGCGTTCTTCCTGGCCCTGATGCTCGGCTTCTTCTCGTGGATGGGCATCGCTCGTCTGGTCCGCGGCGAGTTCCTGTCGCTGCGCGAGCGGGAGTTCGTCGAGGCTGCCCGGGTCGCCGGCGCCTCGGATGCGCGCATCATCTTCAAGCACATCCTCCCCAACGCCATCGGCGTGGTCATCGTCTCGTCGACGCTGATCATGGCCTCCGCAATCCTGCTGGAGACGGCGCTGTCGTTCCTCGGCTTCGGGATCCGTCCGCCGGACGTCTCGCTCGGCTTGCTGATCAGCTCGAACGAGTCGGCGTTCCAGACCCGTCCGTGGCTGTTCTGGTGGCCGGGTGCGTTCATCGTGACGCTCGCGCTGCTGGTCAACTTCGTCGGCGACGGACTGCGCGACGCCTTCGACCCGCGGCACCGCCGGTTCAACCTCCGCAAGATGCGCGAGCAGGAGCCGGAGGAGGGCGAGGGCGACGACCGCGCTCCGCGGACCGGAGCAGCCCTCGCGGAGGACGTGCTGTGA
- the efeO gene encoding iron uptake system protein EfeO: protein MTTRTARPVRRRLVATAGSLAGAAALAAALTGCVPNQATASDEAIAVTLTDSKCTVSTSTAKAGPITFQVTNNGADVNEFELLATDKLRIVGEKENIGPGTTVNYVVQLPEGDYFSACRKGMVGQPAHVAAFTVTPGSGKAVSQSESKQVGQAVTNYIGYVKDQSGALLTATKSFAAAYAGGDAAAARAQYAATRAFYERIEPTAEQFGDLDPALDLREADLAEGQDWTGWHRIEKDLWAPAGYTPADGATRIQLADKLVADTQRLYDLVHAKSFTLTIDQISNGAIGLMEEVAGSKITGEEEAFSHTDLQDFQANLEGAQVAYGVVRDIAESKGSSGKDVVTKLDSEFTTIATTLAQYKSGDGFVSYTALSTDQVKQLSDQVNALSEPLSRLTSIIVK from the coding sequence GTGACCACCCGCACGGCCCGCCCGGTCCGCCGCCGCCTCGTCGCCACCGCCGGATCCCTCGCCGGAGCCGCCGCCCTCGCCGCCGCACTGACCGGCTGCGTGCCCAATCAGGCGACCGCGTCCGACGAGGCCATCGCCGTCACGCTGACCGACTCGAAGTGCACCGTCTCGACCAGCACGGCGAAGGCGGGACCGATCACCTTCCAGGTGACCAACAACGGCGCCGACGTCAACGAGTTCGAGCTGCTCGCGACGGACAAGCTGCGCATCGTCGGCGAGAAGGAGAACATCGGCCCGGGCACCACCGTCAACTACGTGGTGCAGCTGCCCGAAGGCGACTACTTCTCGGCGTGCCGCAAGGGGATGGTAGGCCAGCCGGCGCACGTCGCCGCGTTCACGGTCACACCCGGATCGGGGAAGGCCGTCTCGCAGAGCGAGAGCAAGCAGGTCGGCCAGGCGGTCACGAACTACATCGGATACGTCAAGGACCAGTCGGGAGCGCTCCTGACCGCCACGAAGTCGTTCGCGGCGGCGTACGCCGGCGGCGACGCGGCCGCTGCGCGGGCGCAGTACGCCGCGACCCGGGCCTTCTACGAGCGGATCGAGCCCACCGCCGAGCAGTTCGGCGACCTCGACCCCGCGCTCGACCTCCGCGAGGCCGACCTGGCCGAGGGCCAGGACTGGACCGGCTGGCACCGCATCGAGAAGGACCTCTGGGCACCCGCGGGCTACACCCCGGCCGACGGCGCGACGCGTATCCAGCTCGCGGACAAACTGGTCGCCGACACCCAGCGCCTCTACGACCTCGTGCACGCGAAGTCCTTCACGCTGACCATCGACCAGATCTCCAACGGGGCCATCGGCCTGATGGAGGAGGTCGCGGGATCGAAGATCACCGGCGAGGAGGAGGCCTTCTCGCACACCGACCTGCAGGACTTCCAGGCGAACCTCGAAGGAGCCCAGGTGGCGTACGGGGTCGTCCGCGACATCGCGGAGTCGAAGGGCAGCAGCGGGAAGGACGTCGTCACGAAGCTCGACTCCGAGTTCACGACGATCGCCACGACCCTGGCCCAGTACAAGAGCGGCGACGGTTTCGTCAGCTACACCGCGCTCAGCACCGACCAGGTGAAGCAGCTCTCCGACCAGGTCAACGCGCTCAGCGAGCCGCTCAGCCGACTGACCTCGATCATCGTCAAGTAG
- the efeB gene encoding iron uptake transporter deferrochelatase/peroxidase subunit yields the protein MLGLAGATVGAGLVGAAAGVGVDRAVAAATAGSASTYPFYGAHQAGITTPAQDRLHFAAFDVAPGLDRDGLIELLHDWTTAAARMTQGRPAGKYGPTSGPSDAPPDDTGEALDLPPGGLTLTFGFGATLFRTAAGVDRFGIASRRPAALVDLPRFPGDALLDAITGGDLCVQACSDDPQVAVHAIRNLSRIAFGRAAIRWSQLGFGRTSSTSRAQATPRNLFGFKDGTANIKSEDQSVVEDQVWAAGDDGAAWMHGGSYLVARKIRMVIETWDRQQLGEQERIIGRDKGEGAPLSGGTEFTPPNFLALAKDGGTKIDPDSHVKLAHPTSNGGAQLLRRGYNFVDGNDELGRLNAGLFFIAFQRDPRTQFIPIQQRLASNDLMNEYVRHVGSGVFAVPPGAKEGSYVGAGLFA from the coding sequence ATGCTCGGGCTCGCCGGCGCGACCGTCGGCGCCGGGCTCGTGGGCGCTGCTGCGGGCGTGGGCGTGGACCGCGCGGTGGCCGCGGCAACGGCCGGGTCCGCATCCACTTACCCGTTCTACGGCGCGCACCAGGCCGGCATCACCACGCCCGCTCAGGACCGGCTGCACTTCGCCGCGTTCGACGTCGCCCCCGGGCTCGACCGGGACGGCCTGATCGAGCTGCTGCACGACTGGACCACGGCCGCCGCGCGGATGACGCAGGGCCGACCGGCCGGCAAGTACGGACCGACGTCGGGCCCGTCCGACGCTCCCCCGGACGACACCGGCGAGGCCCTCGACCTGCCGCCCGGCGGGCTCACGCTGACGTTCGGGTTCGGCGCCACCCTGTTCCGCACCGCCGCCGGCGTCGACCGCTTCGGCATCGCCTCCCGGCGCCCGGCGGCACTGGTCGACCTGCCGCGCTTCCCCGGCGACGCCCTGCTCGACGCGATCACCGGCGGCGACCTGTGCGTACAGGCGTGCAGCGACGACCCGCAGGTCGCCGTCCATGCCATCCGCAACCTGTCGCGCATCGCGTTCGGGCGTGCGGCGATCCGCTGGTCGCAGCTCGGCTTCGGCCGCACCTCCTCCACATCGCGCGCCCAGGCGACTCCGCGCAACCTGTTCGGCTTCAAGGACGGCACCGCGAACATCAAGTCCGAGGACCAGTCCGTGGTCGAAGACCAGGTGTGGGCCGCGGGCGACGACGGCGCCGCTTGGATGCACGGCGGCTCGTACCTCGTCGCGCGGAAGATCCGCATGGTGATCGAGACCTGGGACCGGCAGCAGCTCGGCGAGCAGGAGCGGATCATCGGACGCGACAAGGGCGAGGGCGCCCCGCTCTCCGGCGGCACCGAGTTCACCCCGCCCAACTTCCTCGCGCTGGCGAAGGACGGCGGCACGAAGATCGACCCCGACTCGCACGTGAAGCTCGCGCATCCCACCTCCAATGGGGGCGCGCAGCTGCTGCGCCGCGGCTACAACTTCGTCGACGGCAACGACGAGCTCGGACGGCTCAACGCCGGCCTGTTCTTCATCGCGTTCCAGCGCGACCCGCGCACGCAGTTCATCCCGATCCAGCAGCGCCTCGCGTCGAACGACCTGATGAACGAATACGTGCGCCACGTCGGCTCGGGTGTTTTCGCCGTGCCCCCCGGCGCGAAGGAAGGGTCGTATGTGGGGGCCGGGCTGTTCGCCTGA
- a CDS encoding ABC transporter permease yields MASFILRRLLVSVLIIIAASFLMYMLVAYSADPLQDLRSSNSPNKTQLINARIQLLQLDVVPPLRWLLWLGGAAKCLIPFANACDLGSTISNAKVTDILPQALGSTVQLVTVALILAILLGVTIGIVTALRQYSGLDNVVTFLSFFLYSLPAFLVAVLLKEFVAIGFNDFLVHPVIPWWLALIIGVVAGLIWQSLIGGDRRRRLLTFVISGVATAGVLLLMSVTNWFLFPGLGPVVMILLIAAAVVGATALIAGLQNRRALIAAAITGAVSLVCYFVLQPLFNVSTVATIVILAIVSIVVSLAIGWFVGGYDRGLNMRVAVIVAIVSGFFIIVDRFMQAWPTYFQDTNGRPIATVGSSTPGLDGDMWVTGLDTFTHLLLPTIALLLISFASYTRYSRAGMLEVLNQDFIRTARAKGLPERTVVVRHAFRNMLIPITTLVAFDVGALLGGAIITEKVFAIPGMGSLFYAGLFRGDLNPVMAYFVVIATMAILFNFLADLSYAALDPRVRVR; encoded by the coding sequence ATGGCGAGTTTCATCCTGAGGCGACTTCTAGTCTCAGTGCTCATCATCATCGCCGCTTCGTTCCTGATGTACATGCTGGTGGCCTACAGTGCCGACCCGCTCCAGGACCTCCGAAGCAGCAATTCCCCCAACAAAACGCAGCTGATCAACGCGCGTATCCAGCTCCTGCAGCTGGATGTCGTGCCGCCGCTGCGCTGGCTGTTGTGGCTGGGCGGTGCGGCCAAGTGCCTCATCCCGTTCGCCAACGCCTGCGACCTGGGGTCGACCATCTCGAACGCGAAGGTGACCGACATCCTCCCGCAGGCCCTCGGCTCGACGGTCCAGCTGGTCACGGTCGCCCTGATCCTCGCGATCCTCCTCGGTGTCACCATCGGTATCGTCACGGCCCTGCGCCAGTACAGCGGACTCGACAACGTCGTCACGTTCCTCAGCTTCTTCCTGTACTCGCTCCCGGCCTTCCTCGTCGCGGTGCTGCTCAAGGAGTTCGTCGCCATCGGCTTCAACGACTTCCTGGTGCATCCGGTCATCCCGTGGTGGCTGGCCCTGATCATCGGGGTGGTCGCCGGTCTGATCTGGCAGTCCCTCATCGGCGGCGACCGCAGGCGCCGCCTGCTGACGTTCGTCATCTCGGGCGTCGCCACCGCTGGAGTGCTGCTCCTGATGTCGGTGACGAACTGGTTCCTCTTCCCGGGTCTCGGCCCGGTGGTGATGATCCTGCTCATCGCGGCCGCCGTCGTCGGCGCGACCGCGCTGATCGCGGGTCTGCAGAACCGGCGCGCTCTGATCGCGGCTGCGATCACCGGCGCGGTGTCGCTCGTCTGCTACTTCGTGCTGCAGCCGCTGTTCAATGTGTCGACCGTCGCGACGATCGTCATCCTGGCCATCGTCTCCATCGTGGTCAGCCTGGCGATCGGCTGGTTCGTGGGCGGATACGACCGCGGCCTGAACATGCGCGTCGCGGTCATCGTCGCCATCGTGTCCGGCTTCTTCATCATCGTCGACCGCTTCATGCAGGCCTGGCCGACGTACTTCCAGGACACCAACGGCCGCCCCATCGCGACCGTCGGCTCCTCGACGCCGGGGCTCGACGGCGACATGTGGGTGACGGGTCTCGACACCTTCACGCACCTGCTGCTGCCCACGATCGCCCTGCTGCTGATCTCGTTCGCCTCGTACACCCGGTACTCCCGGGCCGGGATGCTCGAGGTCCTCAACCAGGACTTCATCCGCACCGCGCGTGCGAAGGGCCTCCCCGAGCGCACCGTGGTGGTGCGGCACGCGTTCCGCAACATGCTCATCCCGATCACGACGCTCGTCGCGTTCGACGTGGGCGCCCTGCTCGGTGGTGCGATCATCACCGAGAAGGTGTTCGCCATCCCGGGCATGGGTTCGCTGTTCTACGCGGGCCTGTTCCGCGGTGACCTGAACCCGGTCATGGCGTACTTCGTCGTGATCGCGACCATGGCCATCCTGTTCAACTTCCTGGCCGACCTGAGTTACGCGGCGCTCGACCCGAGAGTGAGGGTCCGTTGA
- the typA gene encoding translational GTPase TypA yields MSENAVARRDDLRNVAIVAHVDHGKTTLVDAMLKQTNSFDAHAHVEDRAMDSNELEREKGITILAKNTAISYNGKHAANGPITINVIDTPGHADFGGEVERGLSMVDGVVLLVDASEGPLPQTRFVLRKALEAKLPVILAVNKTDRGDARIEEVVSESQDLLLGLASDLADDVPDLDLDAILDVPVVYASGRAGAASRNQPANGELPDNDDLEPLFEAILEHIPAPSYDPEAPLQAHVTNLDASPFLGRLALLRIFNGTLKKGQTVAWVRHDGDVHNVRVTELLMTKALDRYPAESGGPGDIVAVAGFADIMIGDTLADPDDVRPLPAIHVDEPAISMTIGTNTSPLVGKVKGHKLTARMVKDRLDRELIGNVSLRVLDIGRPDAWEVQGRGELALAILVEQMRREGYELTVGKPQVVTKRVDGKLQEPFEHLTIDAPEEYLGAITQLLAARKGRMENMANHGTGWVRMEFIVPSRGLIGFRTEFLTTTRGTGIANAIAHGYDDWAGHIVTRSNGSIVADRSGVVTPFAIIALQERMTFFVNPTEEVYEGMVIGENSRADDMDVNITKEKKLTNMRQSTADNFESMTPSRQLTLEECLEFARDDECVEVTPEAVRIRKVELDATARGRAAARLKRQDAAAAV; encoded by the coding sequence ATGTCCGAGAACGCCGTCGCCCGCCGCGACGATCTGCGCAATGTCGCGATCGTCGCACACGTCGACCACGGCAAGACCACGCTGGTCGACGCCATGCTCAAGCAGACGAACTCGTTCGATGCGCACGCTCACGTGGAAGACCGCGCGATGGACTCCAACGAGCTCGAGCGTGAGAAGGGCATCACGATCCTCGCCAAGAACACGGCGATCTCGTACAACGGCAAGCACGCCGCGAACGGCCCGATCACCATCAACGTGATCGACACCCCCGGCCACGCCGACTTCGGTGGCGAGGTCGAGCGCGGCCTGTCCATGGTCGACGGTGTCGTGCTCCTGGTGGACGCGTCCGAGGGCCCGCTGCCGCAGACGCGCTTCGTGCTGCGCAAGGCGCTCGAGGCGAAGCTCCCCGTCATCCTCGCGGTCAACAAGACCGACCGCGGCGACGCGCGCATCGAGGAGGTCGTGAGCGAGAGCCAGGACCTGCTGCTCGGCCTCGCCAGCGACCTCGCGGACGACGTGCCCGACCTCGACCTCGACGCCATCCTCGACGTGCCGGTCGTCTACGCGTCCGGCCGCGCCGGCGCCGCGAGCCGCAACCAGCCCGCGAACGGCGAGCTGCCCGACAACGACGACCTCGAGCCGCTGTTCGAGGCCATCCTCGAGCACATCCCGGCCCCCAGCTACGACCCCGAGGCGCCCCTGCAGGCGCACGTGACGAACCTCGACGCCTCGCCGTTCCTCGGCCGTCTCGCCCTGCTCCGCATCTTCAACGGCACCCTCAAGAAGGGCCAGACCGTCGCGTGGGTTCGCCACGACGGCGACGTGCACAACGTGCGCGTCACCGAGCTGCTGATGACGAAGGCGCTCGACCGCTATCCGGCCGAGTCCGGCGGCCCCGGCGACATCGTCGCCGTGGCAGGCTTCGCCGACATCATGATCGGCGACACGCTGGCCGACCCGGACGACGTGCGCCCGCTGCCCGCGATCCACGTCGACGAGCCCGCGATCTCGATGACCATCGGCACCAACACCTCCCCGCTGGTCGGAAAGGTGAAGGGCCACAAGCTCACCGCGCGCATGGTCAAGGACCGCCTCGACCGCGAGCTCATCGGCAACGTGTCGCTGCGCGTGCTCGACATCGGCCGTCCCGACGCGTGGGAGGTGCAGGGCCGCGGCGAGCTGGCGCTCGCCATCCTCGTCGAGCAGATGCGACGCGAAGGCTACGAGCTCACCGTCGGCAAGCCGCAGGTCGTCACCAAGCGCGTCGACGGCAAGCTGCAGGAGCCGTTCGAGCACCTGACGATCGACGCCCCCGAGGAGTACCTCGGCGCGATCACGCAGCTGCTCGCCGCCCGCAAGGGCCGCATGGAGAACATGGCGAACCACGGCACCGGCTGGGTCCGCATGGAGTTCATCGTCCCGTCGCGCGGCCTGATCGGCTTCCGCACCGAGTTCCTGACCACCACCCGCGGTACGGGCATCGCGAACGCGATCGCCCACGGATACGACGACTGGGCCGGCCACATTGTGACCCGCAGCAACGGCTCCATCGTGGCCGACCGCTCCGGCGTGGTCACCCCGTTCGCGATCATCGCCCTGCAGGAGCGCATGACGTTCTTCGTCAACCCGACCGAAGAGGTCTACGAGGGCATGGTCATCGGCGAGAACTCGCGCGCCGACGACATGGACGTGAACATCACCAAGGAGAAGAAGCTGACCAACATGCGTCAGTCGACCGCCGACAACTTCGAGTCGATGACGCCGTCGCGCCAGCTGACGCTCGAGGAGTGCCTGGAGTTCGCCCGCGACGACGAATGCGTCGAGGTGACCCCGGAGGCCGTCCGCATCCGCAAGGTCGAGCTGGATGCGACCGCGCGCGGCCGCGCCGCCGCCCGCCTGAAGCGCCAGGACGCCGCCGCCGCGGTCTGA
- the fdxA gene encoding ferredoxin, with translation MTYVIALPCVDVKDRACIDECPVDCIYEGERSLYIHPDECVDCGACEPVCPVEAIYYEDDLPEEWKDYYRANVEFFDDIGSPGGASKVGVIQKDHPVIAALPPQAH, from the coding sequence GTGACCTATGTCATCGCTCTCCCGTGCGTCGATGTGAAGGACAGGGCCTGTATCGACGAGTGCCCCGTCGACTGCATCTACGAGGGCGAACGGTCGCTCTACATCCACCCCGACGAGTGCGTCGACTGCGGCGCCTGCGAGCCGGTCTGCCCCGTCGAGGCGATCTACTACGAGGACGACCTGCCCGAGGAGTGGAAGGACTACTACCGCGCGAACGTGGAGTTCTTCGACGACATCGGCTCGCCCGGGGGCGCCTCGAAGGTGGGCGTGATCCAGAAGGACCACCCCGTGATCGCCGCGCTGCCTCCGCAGGCCCACTGA
- a CDS encoding ABC transporter ATP-binding protein, protein MTETTTAPVGTATPGGPVLEVNGLSVDFGVDGAWVPAAKNLDYQIKAGEVLAIVGESGSGKSASSMAILDLLPKNSRIRGSIKLDGRELTGLGPQQMRRVRGRQVSVIFQEPMTALNPVYTVGSQIIETLRIHFGMSPHEAKERALELLAMVELPDPKKAFDSYPHQLSGGQRQRAMIAQSISCDPKLLIADEPTTALDVTVQAEILELLRSLRDRLDSAILLITHDMGVVADLADNIVVMRKGDIVESGTVKEVFANPQHPYTIALLNAVPHLGQREDEEIDTTAALAAGTENPDASFTERIRANERAAQAEHEKSEMDKRKIVVDFSNVAIEYPKHGRVPAFRAASDIDLKIHEGEVVGLVGESGSGKTTLGRAAIALLPIHSGKLVVAGQDISKPSRDEIRALHRNVGIVFQDPSSSLNPRLQISDSIAEPLRLAKKLKGPELAREVDRLLDSVELPRAYRSRFPHELSGGQKQRVGIARALSLKPQVLIADEPTSALDVSVQARVLELMQSLQKEMNFACLFITHDLAVIDVLADRIAVMHHGRLVEVGTRDEILRYPKEAYTQRLLAAVPLPDPDQQRARRALRLELLAAGSDEAQTGPIPQEPQTPEPPVAQGL, encoded by the coding sequence ATGACCGAGACCACAACGGCTCCGGTCGGCACCGCCACCCCGGGCGGCCCCGTCCTCGAGGTGAACGGCCTGTCCGTCGACTTCGGGGTGGACGGCGCATGGGTGCCCGCCGCGAAGAACCTGGACTACCAGATCAAGGCCGGCGAGGTGCTCGCCATCGTGGGTGAGTCCGGCTCGGGCAAGAGCGCCAGCTCGATGGCGATCCTCGACCTGCTGCCGAAGAACTCCCGCATCCGCGGTTCGATCAAGCTGGACGGGCGCGAGCTCACCGGCCTGGGCCCGCAGCAGATGCGCCGCGTGCGCGGCCGTCAGGTGTCCGTGATCTTCCAGGAGCCGATGACGGCTCTGAACCCCGTGTACACGGTCGGTTCGCAGATCATCGAGACCCTGCGCATCCACTTCGGGATGTCGCCGCACGAGGCCAAGGAGCGCGCGCTCGAGCTGCTCGCGATGGTCGAGCTGCCGGACCCGAAGAAGGCGTTCGACTCGTACCCGCACCAGCTCTCCGGCGGACAGCGTCAGCGCGCCATGATCGCCCAGTCGATCTCGTGCGACCCGAAGCTGCTGATCGCCGACGAGCCGACCACCGCGCTCGACGTGACGGTGCAGGCCGAGATCCTGGAGCTGCTGCGCAGCCTCCGCGACCGCCTGGACAGCGCGATCCTGCTGATCACCCACGACATGGGCGTCGTCGCCGACCTGGCCGACAACATCGTCGTCATGCGCAAGGGCGACATCGTCGAGTCCGGCACGGTGAAGGAGGTCTTCGCCAACCCGCAGCACCCGTACACGATCGCGCTGCTGAACGCCGTCCCGCACCTGGGCCAGCGCGAAGACGAGGAGATCGACACGACGGCCGCCCTCGCGGCGGGCACCGAGAACCCGGACGCCTCGTTCACCGAGCGGATCCGCGCCAACGAGCGCGCGGCGCAGGCCGAGCACGAGAAGTCCGAGATGGACAAGCGCAAGATCGTCGTCGACTTCTCGAACGTCGCGATCGAGTACCCGAAGCACGGCCGCGTTCCGGCCTTCCGCGCGGCGAGCGACATCGACCTCAAGATCCACGAGGGCGAGGTCGTCGGCCTCGTGGGCGAGTCGGGCTCCGGCAAGACCACGCTCGGCCGTGCGGCGATCGCGCTGCTGCCCATCCACTCGGGCAAGCTGGTCGTCGCCGGTCAGGACATCAGCAAGCCCAGCCGGGATGAGATCCGGGCGCTGCACCGCAACGTCGGCATCGTGTTCCAGGACCCGTCGTCGTCGCTGAATCCGCGCCTCCAGATCTCCGACTCCATCGCCGAGCCTTTGCGCCTGGCGAAGAAGCTGAAGGGACCGGAGCTCGCGCGCGAGGTCGACCGCCTGCTCGACAGCGTCGAGCTGCCGCGCGCCTACCGCAGCCGGTTCCCGCACGAGCTCTCCGGCGGCCAGAAGCAGCGTGTCGGCATCGCCCGCGCGCTGTCGCTCAAGCCGCAGGTGCTCATCGCGGACGAGCCGACGAGCGCGCTCGACGTGTCGGTCCAGGCCCGCGTGCTGGAGCTCATGCAGTCGCTGCAGAAGGAGATGAACTTCGCCTGCCTGTTCATCACCCACGACCTCGCCGTCATCGACGTCCTCGCCGACCGCATCGCGGTGATGCACCACGGGCGCCTGGTGGAGGTCGGAACCCGCGACGAGATCCTCCGCTACCCCAAGGAGGCGTACACGCAGCGACTGCTCGCCGCGGTGCCCCTCCCGGACCCGGACCAGCAGCGCGCCCGCCGTGCGCTGCGGCTGGAGCTGCTCGCCGCCGGCTCGGACGAGGCCCAGACCGGGCCCATCCCGCAGGAGCCGCAGACGCCCGAGCCGCCCGTCGCGCAGGGGCTGTAG